The following are encoded in a window of Streptomyces sp. SAT1 genomic DNA:
- a CDS encoding glycosyltransferase family 39 protein: MTDLATRRATARTGALRRAAPALCGYAAVRALGLLVLALWSAARGKSAYTLLTARWDSLWYARVAGGGYGYEVRLPNGDVHADLAFFPLLPWLERLGAAVGPLSYADAGFAVSLLASLAAAWGIFAVVDHVYDRRAGICAVLLWAVLPVGIVQSMAYSESLFTALAAWALYCVLTGRWAGAGALALLAGLTRPVGLAVAAAVWTAAVLSLLRERRAAAPLTPAPGPGRRVLGMLLAPLGAAGYVLWVGHRTGGGPLGYLDVQAGWRNGFDGGYAFARFVGEKFAAFPSALAGAGLIVGVALVVWLYVTGVRQGQPPALLVYSGIVTALALCASSYFGSKPRLLLPAFPLLLPLALALARLRASRAALLTGGIALASAVYGAFWLNGSGPP; encoded by the coding sequence GTGACCGATCTCGCGACACGCCGGGCGACGGCCCGCACCGGGGCTCTGCGCCGCGCCGCCCCCGCGCTCTGCGGCTACGCGGCCGTGCGCGCCCTGGGCCTGCTGGTGCTGGCCCTCTGGAGCGCGGCGCGCGGCAAGAGCGCGTACACGCTGCTGACCGCCCGCTGGGACTCCCTCTGGTACGCGCGGGTGGCCGGCGGCGGTTACGGCTACGAGGTGCGCCTGCCCAATGGCGACGTCCACGCGGACCTGGCGTTCTTCCCGCTGCTGCCCTGGCTGGAGCGGCTGGGCGCCGCGGTGGGCCCGCTGTCGTACGCCGACGCGGGGTTCGCGGTCAGCCTGCTCGCCTCGCTCGCGGCGGCCTGGGGCATCTTCGCGGTGGTCGACCACGTGTACGACCGCAGGGCGGGGATCTGCGCGGTGCTGCTGTGGGCGGTGCTGCCGGTCGGGATCGTGCAGTCGATGGCGTACAGCGAGTCGCTGTTCACGGCGCTCGCCGCCTGGGCGCTGTACTGCGTGCTGACCGGCCGCTGGGCGGGCGCGGGCGCCCTGGCGCTGCTGGCCGGGCTGACCCGGCCGGTCGGGCTCGCGGTGGCCGCCGCCGTGTGGACGGCGGCCGTCCTCTCGCTGCTGCGCGAGCGGCGCGCGGCGGCACCGCTCACGCCCGCGCCCGGTCCCGGCCGGCGCGTCCTCGGCATGCTGCTCGCCCCGCTGGGGGCGGCCGGCTACGTGCTGTGGGTCGGCCACCGCACCGGCGGCGGCCCGCTCGGCTATCTCGACGTCCAGGCGGGCTGGCGCAACGGTTTCGACGGCGGGTACGCCTTCGCGCGCTTCGTCGGCGAGAAGTTCGCCGCGTTCCCCTCGGCGCTCGCCGGGGCCGGGCTGATCGTCGGAGTGGCGCTGGTGGTGTGGCTGTACGTCACCGGGGTGCGGCAGGGGCAGCCGCCCGCGCTGCTGGTGTACTCCGGGATCGTCACCGCGCTCGCCCTGTGCGCGTCGAGCTACTTCGGCTCCAAGCCGCGGCTGCTGCTGCCCGCCTTCCCGCTGCTGCTGCCGCTCGCCCTGGCCCTCGCCCGGCTGCGCGCCTCCCGTGCGGCGCTGCTGACCGGCGGCATCGCGCTGGCGTCGGCCGTCTACGGCGCGTTCTGGCTGAACGGCTCGGGGCCGCCGTGA
- a CDS encoding phosphatase PAP2 family protein: MPTEGTLTRLDRVFARLDREPQRPAHLDVPTMSRHRVVLFSATLGFYLAIVWAVVTTSWLVRLDWQVMFFRPYQQWPQIHAFLDYYVVLGQRGPTAVMVASWLGWRSWRQRTLRPLLTLATSLLLLNITVGAAKYGMGRLGPHYATVIGSNEMGLGGDIFPSGHTANAVLTWGILAYLASTPTARRWLSALSAVTSLGVGLTTVYLGTHWLSDVVLGWAAGLLILLALPWCEPMIARTETRILDLRDRWRTRSGLRAPVPGPVLPVGTPVVHKPRVPAAEEAPAAHGALGAGRASRTPVHLVPGPHTARAEHAPVTPSGSRRPPQPERAPRGTTSAARP, from the coding sequence GTGCCTACCGAAGGAACCCTCACCCGCCTGGACCGGGTGTTCGCCAGGCTGGACCGTGAGCCACAGCGGCCGGCGCACCTCGACGTGCCGACGATGAGCCGGCACCGGGTCGTGCTCTTCTCGGCGACCCTGGGCTTCTACCTGGCGATCGTCTGGGCCGTGGTGACCACCTCCTGGCTGGTACGCCTGGACTGGCAGGTCATGTTCTTCCGGCCGTACCAGCAGTGGCCGCAGATCCACGCGTTCCTCGACTACTACGTCGTCCTCGGCCAGCGCGGCCCCACCGCCGTGATGGTCGCCTCCTGGCTGGGCTGGCGCTCCTGGCGGCAGCGCACCCTGCGCCCGCTGCTCACCCTCGCCACCTCGCTGCTGCTGCTGAACATCACGGTCGGCGCCGCGAAATACGGCATGGGGCGTCTCGGACCGCACTACGCGACCGTCATCGGCTCCAACGAGATGGGCCTCGGCGGCGATATATTTCCCAGCGGCCACACCGCGAACGCCGTGCTGACCTGGGGAATCCTCGCCTATCTGGCCTCCACCCCGACCGCGCGCCGCTGGCTGTCGGCGCTCTCCGCGGTGACCTCGCTCGGCGTCGGCCTCACCACCGTGTACCTGGGCACGCACTGGCTCAGCGATGTGGTGCTCGGCTGGGCCGCCGGTCTGCTGATCCTGCTCGCGCTGCCCTGGTGCGAGCCGATGATCGCCCGCACCGAGACCCGCATCCTCGATCTGCGCGACCGCTGGCGCACCCGCTCCGGCCTGCGCGCCCCGGTTCCCGGACCGGTCCTCCCGGTGGGCACGCCGGTGGTGCACAAGCCGCGCGTCCCGGCCGCGGAGGAGGCCCCGGCGGCCCACGGGGCCCTCGGCGCCGGACGCGCCTCCCGGACACCCGTCCACCTCGTCCCGGGCCCGCACACCGCCCGCGCGGAGCACGCACCCGTCACCCCGTCCGGCAGCCGCAGGCCGCCGCAGCCCGAGCGCGCCCCGCGCGGCACTACCTCGGCGGCCCGCCCCTGA
- a CDS encoding I78 family peptidase inhibitor, which produces MAPIPTPPVEPQDSPERYVGLEAGQAERLARERGWSTVRSLPPGAVITMEYRVGRLNFEVGDGKVARAWKG; this is translated from the coding sequence ATGGCACCGATTCCCACTCCGCCTGTGGAGCCCCAGGACAGTCCCGAACGGTATGTCGGCCTGGAGGCGGGACAGGCCGAACGGCTCGCGCGGGAGCGGGGCTGGTCCACGGTCCGTTCGCTGCCGCCGGGCGCGGTCATCACCATGGAGTACCGGGTCGGCCGGCTGAACTTCGAGGTCGGCGACGGGAAGGTGGCCCGCGCCTGGAAGGGCTGA
- the der gene encoding ribosome biogenesis GTPase Der, with protein MNDDIQPDGSAEHEYEHGALGDAEYAEFMELAAVEGFDIEDVEGAIEAAGHGPLPVLAVVGRPNVGKSTLVNRIIGRREAVVEDKPGVTRDRVTYEAEWAGRRFKVVDTGGWEQDVLGIDASVAAQAEYAIEAADAVVFVVDAKVGATDTDEAVVRLLRKAGKPVVLCANKVDGPSGEADAAYLWSLGLGEPHPVSALHGRGTGDMLDQVLEALPEAPRESFGAGGVGGPRRIALIGRPNVGKSSLLNKVAGEERVVVNELAGTTRDPVDEMIELGGVTWKFVDTAGIRKRVHLQQGADYYASLRTAAAVEKAEVAVILIDASESISVQDQRIVTMAVEAGRALVLAFNKWDTLDEERRYYLEREIETELGQIAWAPRVNVSARTGRHMEKLVPAIETALAGWETRVPTGRLNAFLGELVSAHPHPIRGGKQPRILFGTQAGTKPPRFVLFASGFIEAGYRRFIERRLREEFGFEGTPIHISVRVREKRGAKKK; from the coding sequence ATGAACGACGACATCCAGCCCGACGGCTCGGCCGAGCACGAGTACGAGCACGGGGCGCTCGGCGACGCCGAGTACGCGGAGTTCATGGAGCTCGCCGCCGTAGAGGGCTTCGACATCGAGGACGTCGAGGGCGCCATCGAGGCCGCCGGACACGGCCCACTGCCCGTGCTCGCCGTCGTCGGCCGCCCCAATGTCGGCAAGTCGACCCTGGTGAACCGCATCATCGGCCGCCGCGAGGCGGTCGTCGAGGACAAGCCCGGCGTCACCCGCGACCGGGTCACCTACGAGGCCGAGTGGGCGGGCCGCCGCTTCAAGGTCGTCGACACCGGCGGCTGGGAGCAGGACGTCCTCGGCATCGACGCCTCCGTCGCCGCGCAGGCCGAGTACGCCATCGAGGCCGCCGACGCGGTCGTCTTCGTGGTGGACGCCAAGGTCGGCGCCACCGACACCGACGAGGCCGTCGTCCGGCTGCTGCGCAAGGCGGGCAAGCCCGTGGTGCTGTGCGCCAACAAGGTCGACGGTCCCAGCGGCGAGGCCGACGCCGCCTATCTGTGGTCCCTCGGACTCGGCGAGCCGCACCCGGTCTCCGCGCTGCACGGCCGCGGCACCGGCGACATGCTGGACCAGGTCCTGGAGGCGCTGCCCGAGGCGCCGCGCGAGAGCTTCGGCGCCGGCGGCGTCGGCGGTCCGCGCCGCATCGCCCTGATCGGCCGCCCCAACGTCGGCAAGTCCTCGCTGCTGAACAAGGTCGCGGGCGAGGAGCGCGTCGTCGTCAACGAGCTGGCGGGCACCACCCGGGACCCGGTCGACGAGATGATCGAACTGGGCGGTGTCACCTGGAAGTTCGTCGACACCGCGGGCATCCGCAAGCGCGTCCACCTCCAGCAGGGCGCCGACTACTACGCGTCCCTGCGCACCGCCGCCGCGGTCGAGAAGGCCGAGGTCGCCGTCATCCTGATCGACGCCTCCGAGTCCATCTCGGTGCAGGACCAGCGCATCGTCACCATGGCCGTCGAGGCGGGCCGCGCCCTGGTCCTCGCCTTCAACAAGTGGGACACCCTCGACGAGGAGCGCCGCTACTACCTGGAGCGGGAGATCGAGACCGAGCTGGGCCAGATCGCCTGGGCCCCGCGCGTGAACGTCTCGGCCCGCACCGGACGGCACATGGAGAAGCTGGTCCCGGCGATCGAGACGGCGCTGGCCGGCTGGGAGACCCGGGTGCCCACCGGCCGGCTGAACGCCTTCCTCGGCGAGCTGGTCTCCGCCCACCCGCACCCGATCCGGGGCGGCAAGCAGCCGCGCATCCTGTTCGGCACCCAGGCGGGCACCAAGCCGCCGCGGTTCGTGCTCTTCGCCTCCGGCTTCATCGAGGCCGGCTACCGGCGCTTCATCGAGCGGCGGCTGCGCGAGGAGTTCGGCTTCGAGGGCACCCCGATCCACATCTCGGTGCGGGTGCGCGAGAAGCGCGGCGCGAAGAAGAAGTGA
- a CDS encoding lysophospholipid acyltransferase family protein: MYGLWRPRVLGAWKVPATGPLIFAVNHSHNVDGPMVMGVAPRPVHFLIKKEAFVGPLGSFLTGIGQLPVDRHSADRTAITRALGVLEQGGVLGIFPEGTRGEGDFAALRAGLAYFAVRSGAPIVPVAVLGSSERPGRLIRGLPPLRSRVDVVFGDPFEAGDGSGRRTRRALDEATGHIRKQLADHLENARRRTGR, from the coding sequence ATGTACGGCCTGTGGCGCCCCCGGGTCCTGGGCGCCTGGAAGGTGCCCGCGACCGGGCCGCTGATCTTCGCCGTCAACCACTCCCACAACGTCGACGGACCCATGGTCATGGGCGTGGCACCGCGGCCGGTGCACTTCCTGATCAAGAAGGAGGCGTTCGTCGGACCGCTGGGCTCCTTCCTGACCGGCATCGGCCAGCTCCCGGTGGACCGGCACAGCGCCGACCGCACCGCGATCACCCGGGCGCTCGGCGTGCTGGAGCAGGGCGGCGTCCTCGGCATCTTCCCCGAGGGCACCCGCGGCGAGGGCGACTTCGCCGCGCTGCGCGCCGGGCTCGCCTACTTCGCCGTCCGCAGCGGGGCCCCCATCGTCCCGGTGGCGGTGCTGGGAAGCTCCGAGCGGCCGGGCCGGTTGATACGGGGGCTGCCCCCGCTGCGCTCGCGGGTCGACGTCGTCTTCGGCGACCCGTTCGAAGCGGGCGACGGCAGCGGCAGACGCACCCGGCGGGCACTGGACGAGGCCACCGGGCACATCCGGAAGCAGCTCGCCGACCACCTGGAAAACGCCAGGCGCCGCACCGGGCGCTAG
- the cmk gene encoding (d)CMP kinase, producing MEDGAARTAQPVIVAIDGPSGTGKSSTSKAVAAQLGLSYLDTGAQYRAITWWMVTNGIDIDDPTAIAAVAAKPEIVSGTDPAHPTITVDGVDVSGPIRTQEVTSKVSAVSAVPEVRTVITELQRTLAGAADRGIVVEGRDIGTTVLPGADLKIFLTASPEARAARRSGELKGADVHATREALVKRDAADSSRAASPLAKADDAVEVDTTELTLAQVVECVVTLVEEKRAAA from the coding sequence GTGGAAGACGGCGCCGCCCGGACCGCCCAGCCCGTGATTGTCGCCATCGACGGCCCCTCCGGCACGGGCAAGTCGAGCACGTCCAAGGCCGTGGCCGCGCAGCTCGGCCTGAGCTACCTGGACACCGGCGCCCAGTACCGGGCGATCACCTGGTGGATGGTGACCAACGGGATCGACATCGACGACCCCACCGCGATCGCCGCCGTGGCCGCCAAGCCGGAGATCGTCTCCGGCACCGACCCGGCCCACCCGACGATCACCGTCGACGGCGTGGACGTGTCCGGTCCGATCCGCACCCAGGAGGTCACCTCCAAGGTCAGCGCGGTCAGCGCCGTGCCCGAGGTGCGGACCGTGATCACCGAGCTCCAGCGCACCCTGGCCGGAGCCGCCGACCGCGGCATCGTCGTCGAGGGCCGCGACATCGGCACCACCGTGCTGCCCGGCGCCGATCTGAAGATCTTCCTCACCGCGTCGCCGGAGGCCCGCGCCGCCCGCCGCAGCGGCGAGCTGAAGGGCGCCGACGTGCACGCCACCCGCGAGGCCCTGGTCAAGCGGGACGCGGCCGACTCCAGCCGGGCCGCCTCCCCGCTGGCCAAGGCGGACGACGCCGTCGAGGTGGACACCACCGAGCTGACCCTCGCGCAGGTCGTCGAGTGCGTCGTCACGCTCGTCGAGGAGAAGCGGGCCGCCGCGTGA
- a CDS encoding prephenate dehydrogenase encodes MRTALVIGTGLIGTSAALALVGRGVRVHLADRDPEQARTAVALGAGTDEAPEGPVDLALVAAPPAHVAGVLADVMRRGVARGYLDVASVKGGPRRELEALDLDLTRYIGSHPMSGREKSGPLAASADLFEGRPWVLTPTRDTDTEVLNLALELVSHCRAVPVVMDADAHDRAVALVSHMPQLVSSTVAARLEHAEEAAVRLCGQGIRDVTRIAASEPQMWIDILSANPGPVADLLTDVAADLDETARALRALRSADVAERDEGGARVREVLRRGNAGRVRVPGKHGSAPRAYEVVAVLIDDQPGQLARIFADAGTAGVNIEDVRIEHATGRQAGLVQLMVEPRAVPVLTAALRERGWALRQ; translated from the coding sequence GTGAGGACCGCACTCGTCATCGGCACCGGTCTGATCGGCACCTCCGCCGCCCTGGCCCTGGTCGGGCGCGGGGTGCGGGTGCACCTGGCCGACCGCGACCCCGAGCAGGCCCGTACGGCGGTCGCGCTCGGCGCCGGCACGGACGAGGCGCCCGAGGGACCCGTCGACCTGGCGCTCGTGGCCGCCCCGCCCGCGCACGTCGCCGGGGTGCTCGCCGACGTCATGCGCCGGGGCGTGGCCCGCGGCTACCTGGACGTGGCCAGCGTCAAGGGCGGCCCGCGCCGCGAGCTGGAGGCGCTGGACCTGGACCTGACCCGCTACATCGGCAGCCACCCCATGTCCGGCCGGGAGAAGTCCGGACCGCTGGCCGCGAGCGCCGACCTCTTCGAGGGCCGCCCCTGGGTGCTCACCCCCACCCGGGACACCGACACCGAGGTGCTCAACCTCGCGCTCGAACTGGTCTCGCACTGCCGCGCGGTCCCGGTCGTCATGGACGCCGACGCCCACGACCGGGCCGTGGCCCTGGTCTCCCACATGCCCCAGCTGGTCTCCAGCACGGTCGCCGCGCGCCTGGAGCACGCCGAGGAGGCGGCCGTACGGCTGTGCGGGCAGGGCATCCGGGACGTGACCCGGATCGCCGCCTCCGAGCCGCAGATGTGGATCGACATCCTCTCGGCGAACCCGGGCCCGGTCGCCGATCTGCTCACCGACGTCGCCGCCGACCTGGACGAGACGGCGCGGGCGCTGCGCGCGCTCCGGTCCGCCGACGTCGCCGAGCGCGACGAGGGCGGCGCCCGGGTCCGCGAGGTGCTGCGGCGGGGCAACGCGGGCCGGGTCCGGGTGCCCGGCAAGCACGGGTCGGCGCCGCGGGCGTACGAGGTCGTCGCCGTCCTCATCGACGACCAGCCCGGCCAGCTGGCCCGGATCTTCGCCGACGCCGGGACGGCCGGGGTGAACATCGAGGACGTCCGGATCGAGCACGCCACGGGCCGGCAGGCCGGTCTGGTGCAGCTGATGGTGGAGCCGAGGGCCGTCCCGGTGCTGACGGCGGCGCTGCGCGAGCGGGGCTGGGCGCTGCGGCAGTGA
- the aroH gene encoding chorismate mutase — MAVRAVRGAVQLERDDAGHMSEQVEALLTAVLERNGLTADDLISIWFTATPDLHSDFPAVAARRLGIVDVPLICAQELDIEGAMPRVVRVLAHIETDRPRAEVTHVYLGAAAALRKDIAQ; from the coding sequence GTGGCGGTACGAGCGGTCCGGGGGGCCGTCCAGCTGGAACGGGACGACGCCGGTCACATGAGCGAGCAGGTCGAGGCGCTGCTCACCGCCGTCCTGGAGCGCAACGGCCTGACCGCCGACGACCTCATCAGCATCTGGTTCACGGCCACCCCCGACCTGCACAGCGACTTCCCCGCGGTCGCCGCCCGCCGGCTCGGCATCGTCGACGTACCGCTGATCTGCGCGCAGGAGCTGGACATCGAGGGCGCGATGCCCCGCGTGGTCCGGGTCCTCGCGCACATCGAGACCGACCGGCCGCGCGCCGAGGTCACCCATGTCTACCTCGGCGCGGCGGCCGCCCTGCGCAAGGACATCGCGCAGTGA
- a CDS encoding Rieske (2Fe-2S) protein, with amino-acid sequence MTQGTTRRTVLATGAAALAAGCSDSNSGGDSAASPQAASSAPRTASAAPTTAAAASPSHSAAGAELTRTDDIPVGGGKIFKEQRVVVTQPEKGQFKAFSAVCTHQGCTVASVENGTIACPCHGSMFHAADGSVAHGPASRPLAAKEIQVEGNSIRLV; translated from the coding sequence ATGACTCAGGGCACGACCCGGCGCACGGTTCTCGCGACGGGCGCGGCTGCGCTCGCCGCCGGTTGCAGCGACTCGAACTCGGGCGGCGACAGCGCGGCCTCCCCTCAGGCCGCCTCCTCGGCGCCGCGCACCGCTTCCGCGGCACCGACCACGGCGGCCGCCGCCTCCCCCTCGCACAGCGCCGCCGGCGCGGAGCTGACCCGCACCGACGACATCCCGGTCGGCGGCGGCAAGATCTTCAAGGAGCAGCGCGTCGTCGTCACCCAGCCGGAGAAGGGGCAGTTCAAGGCCTTCTCCGCGGTCTGCACCCACCAGGGCTGCACCGTCGCCTCGGTGGAGAACGGCACCATCGCCTGCCCCTGCCACGGCAGCATGTTCCACGCCGCCGACGGCTCGGTGGCGCACGGCCCGGCCTCCCGGCCGCTGGCCGCCAAGGAGATCCAGGTGGAGGGAAATTCCATCCGCCTGGTGTGA
- a CDS encoding nucleotidyltransferase domain-containing protein: MQPEDLVRDHTIYACVMGSRAFGLATEDSDTDRRGVFVAPAPLFWRFEKPPAHAEGPLPEQFSWELERFCELALRGNPNILECLHSPLVEYADDTGRELLALRQAFLSRRVHASFTGYALAQRRRLEAGVRAHGAPRWKHAMHLLRLLTSARDLLRTGRLDIGTGDARTRLLAVRGGEVPWSEVESWMTRLAAETEQAAARTPLPEEPDLRRVEDFLYSVRRASALGAPARPV, translated from the coding sequence ATGCAGCCCGAGGACCTGGTACGCGACCACACGATCTACGCCTGTGTCATGGGCTCGCGGGCATTCGGGCTGGCGACGGAGGACAGCGACACGGACCGCCGTGGCGTCTTCGTCGCCCCCGCCCCGCTCTTCTGGCGCTTCGAGAAGCCGCCCGCCCATGCCGAGGGGCCGCTGCCGGAGCAGTTCAGCTGGGAACTGGAGCGCTTCTGCGAACTGGCGCTGCGCGGCAATCCGAACATCCTGGAGTGCCTGCACTCCCCGCTCGTGGAGTACGCCGACGACACCGGCCGTGAACTGCTCGCCCTGCGCCAGGCGTTCCTCTCCCGCCGCGTGCACGCCTCCTTCACCGGCTACGCGCTCGCCCAGCGCCGCAGACTGGAGGCCGGCGTCCGCGCGCACGGCGCCCCGCGCTGGAAGCACGCCATGCATCTGCTGCGCCTGCTGACGAGCGCCCGCGACCTGCTGCGCACCGGCCGCCTGGACATCGGCACCGGCGACGCCCGGACCCGGCTGCTGGCCGTGCGCGGCGGCGAGGTCCCCTGGTCCGAGGTGGAGTCCTGGATGACCCGGCTGGCCGCCGAGACCGAACAGGCCGCGGCGCGCACCCCGCTGCCCGAGGAACCCGATCTGCGCCGCGTGGAGGACTTCCTGTACAGCGTCCGCCGCGCCTCGGCGCTCGGCGCCCCCGCCCGGCCCGTCTGA
- a CDS encoding pseudouridine synthase, with protein MRSSGSGSGKSGGRGNHRGAGNNRDQKQGQGRPSKPRPEERRYDVGPGATKDGPKSGRGGAARGGAKGGPRRPEGQGGRTAPARSREYETRTEERNRDRYAGKKDIKLPKTFPGAEQEGERLQKVLARAGYGSRRACEELIEQARVEINGEIVLEQGRRVDPEKDEVKVDGLTVATQSYQFFSLNKPAGVVSTMEDPEGRQCLGDYVTNRETRLFHVGRLDTETEGVILLTNHGELAHRLTHPKYGVRKTYLAHIVGPIPRDLGKRLKDGIQLEDGYARADHFRVVEQTGKNYLVEVTLHEGRKHIVRRMLAEAGFPVDKLVRTAFGPITLGDQKSGWLRRLSNTEVGMLMQEVDL; from the coding sequence ATGCGAAGCAGCGGTAGCGGCAGCGGCAAGAGCGGCGGGCGCGGTAACCACCGCGGTGCCGGCAACAACAGGGACCAGAAGCAGGGGCAGGGACGCCCCAGCAAGCCCCGCCCCGAGGAGCGCCGCTACGACGTGGGCCCCGGCGCCACCAAGGACGGCCCGAAGTCGGGGCGCGGCGGAGCGGCCCGCGGCGGCGCCAAGGGCGGCCCCCGCAGGCCCGAGGGCCAGGGCGGGCGTACGGCCCCGGCGCGCTCGCGCGAGTACGAGACGCGTACGGAGGAGCGCAACCGCGACCGGTACGCGGGCAAGAAGGACATCAAGCTGCCCAAGACCTTCCCGGGCGCCGAGCAGGAGGGCGAGCGGCTCCAGAAGGTGCTCGCGCGCGCGGGATACGGTTCGCGGCGCGCCTGCGAGGAGCTGATCGAGCAGGCCCGCGTCGAGATCAACGGCGAGATCGTCCTGGAGCAGGGCCGCCGGGTCGACCCGGAGAAGGACGAGGTCAAGGTCGACGGCCTGACCGTCGCGACGCAGTCGTACCAGTTCTTCTCGCTGAACAAGCCCGCGGGCGTCGTCTCCACCATGGAGGACCCCGAGGGCCGGCAGTGCCTGGGCGACTACGTCACCAACCGCGAGACGCGGCTGTTCCACGTGGGCCGGCTCGACACCGAGACCGAGGGTGTCATCCTGCTCACCAACCACGGCGAGCTGGCGCACCGCCTCACCCACCCCAAGTACGGCGTGCGCAAGACCTATCTGGCGCACATCGTCGGCCCGATCCCGCGCGACCTCGGCAAGCGCCTGAAGGACGGCATCCAGCTGGAGGACGGCTACGCGCGCGCGGACCACTTCCGGGTCGTCGAGCAGACCGGCAAGAACTACCTCGTCGAGGTCACCCTGCACGAGGGCCGCAAGCACATCGTGCGCCGCATGCTCGCCGAGGCGGGTTTCCCGGTCGACAAGCTCGTGCGCACCGCCTTCGGTCCGATCACCCTCGGCGACCAGAAGTCCGGCTGGCTGCGCCGCCTGTCCAACACCGAGGTCGGCATGCTGATGCAGGAGGTCGACCTCTAG
- the scpB gene encoding SMC-Scp complex subunit ScpB, whose translation MSAEALSEETGTEGLPVGLRPVAALDLKPALEAVLMVVDEPATEELLARTLQRPRRQIADALRELADEYTAQGRGFELRLIAGGWRFYTRPEYAAAVEGFVLDGQQARLTQAALETLAVVAYRQPVSRSRVSAVRGVNCDGVMRTLLQRGLVQEAGTEPETGAILYRTTNYFLERMGLRGLDELPELAPFLPEAEAIEAETQEAVPSFDPDAPDPDEGHGTHMTHTTTTEL comes from the coding sequence ATGAGCGCGGAAGCCCTGAGCGAGGAGACCGGGACCGAGGGACTTCCCGTCGGCCTGCGGCCCGTCGCCGCACTCGATCTCAAGCCCGCCCTGGAGGCCGTGCTCATGGTCGTGGACGAACCCGCGACCGAGGAACTGCTGGCCAGGACGCTCCAGCGGCCCCGGCGGCAGATCGCGGACGCGCTGCGCGAGCTGGCCGACGAGTACACCGCGCAGGGGCGCGGCTTCGAGCTGCGGCTGATCGCCGGCGGCTGGCGCTTCTACACCCGCCCCGAGTACGCGGCGGCCGTCGAGGGCTTCGTCCTGGACGGCCAGCAGGCCCGGCTCACCCAGGCCGCGCTGGAGACGCTGGCGGTGGTCGCCTACCGCCAGCCGGTCAGCCGCAGCAGGGTCTCCGCCGTGCGCGGAGTGAACTGCGACGGGGTCATGCGCACCCTGCTCCAGCGCGGACTGGTCCAGGAGGCGGGCACGGAACCCGAAACAGGTGCGATCCTGTACAGGACGACGAACTACTTCCTGGAGCGGATGGGCCTGCGCGGTCTGGACGAGCTCCCGGAGCTCGCGCCCTTCCTCCCGGAGGCGGAGGCGATCGAGGCCGAGACCCAGGAGGCCGTACCGTCGTTCGACCCGGACGCCCCGGACCCGGACGAGGGTCACGGGACGCACATGACTCACACGACGACGACGGAACTTTGA